A section of the Roseivirga sp. BDSF3-8 genome encodes:
- a CDS encoding acyl-CoA reductase has translation MNLSQRIEAFTRLGDAIRSLSDDEIDSLSLRAQGKNNWFTFNNIRQALLGCVYMLDKEKLTQWTSTYTLDPSQPKKIGVVMAGNIPLVGFHDFLSVLISGHHLYSKLSSQDPYLLPYLADKLIAIEPTFRDRIHYPELLKEVDAVIATGSDNTSRYFEYYFSKVPNIIRKNRSSIIVLTGEETDDELRKMGKDIFSYFGLGCRNISKVFVPEGYKFNRLYENLEGYEEVRNHHKYVNNYDYNKSIFLVNIVPHFDNGFLLIRESKEMVSPISVLFYEEYKDLNSLNNSLDANADKIQCIVSSEETLKDSIAPGKAQEPELWDYADGVDTLAFLSKL, from the coding sequence ATGAATCTTTCGCAACGTATTGAAGCATTTACAAGGCTGGGCGATGCCATTCGAAGTTTATCGGATGACGAAATTGACTCTCTGAGCCTCAGAGCACAGGGTAAAAATAACTGGTTTACGTTTAATAATATTAGACAAGCCCTCCTGGGATGCGTATATATGCTGGATAAGGAAAAGCTTACTCAGTGGACAAGTACTTACACGCTGGATCCTTCCCAACCAAAAAAAATCGGAGTAGTGATGGCTGGAAATATTCCACTGGTGGGCTTTCACGACTTTCTGAGCGTTCTGATCAGCGGACATCACCTGTATTCTAAACTGAGCAGCCAGGACCCTTATCTACTCCCCTACCTTGCAGATAAGCTTATTGCTATTGAACCGACTTTCAGGGACCGGATTCATTACCCTGAACTACTGAAAGAAGTAGACGCTGTTATTGCTACAGGTAGTGATAATACCTCGAGGTATTTCGAGTACTATTTTTCAAAAGTACCAAACATTATCAGAAAGAACCGGAGCTCAATAATTGTACTCACGGGCGAGGAAACAGATGATGAATTGCGGAAAATGGGAAAAGATATTTTTAGCTATTTCGGACTCGGCTGTCGTAATATCAGTAAGGTCTTTGTGCCGGAAGGTTATAAATTTAACAGGTTATATGAGAACCTGGAAGGATATGAAGAGGTACGTAACCACCACAAGTATGTCAATAATTATGATTACAATAAGAGCATTTTCCTCGTGAATATAGTGCCTCACTTCGATAATGGGTTTTTACTGATCAGAGAAAGTAAGGAGATGGTTTCTCCTATAAGCGTGCTGTTTTATGAGGAATATAAAGATCTGAATTCTTTGAACAACAGCCTAGACGCAAATGCAGATAAGATTCAGTGTATCGTGTCTTCTGAAGAAACACTAAAAGATTCGATAGCACCGGGAAAAGCTCAGGAACCCGAGCTATGGGACTATGCCGACGGTGTAGATACACTAGCCTTCCTGAGCAAGCTATAA